Part of the Polyangiaceae bacterium genome, GGCTCTTGGTCGCCTGGGGCTGCGGCGACGACGAGAACAAGACACCGAGCTGCCCCGAGCTGCCGCTCTACGACGTGCACGACGCATCGGGTACGGACAAGCAGGCGCGCGAGCAGGCGGCGGCCGCGGGCTGCGTCACCAAGCCCGGCACCGCCACGACCGCCGCGGCGGGCGCGCCCGGCGGCGGCGGCAGCGCGGGCGCCGGCGGCTCGAGCGGCGGCACGGCCGGCGCTGGCGGCACCAGCGACGCCGCCGCGGACTGAGTGGACCCGGCGTTCGGCGTCCTCTTGGCGGTCGCGTACGACGGCGGGCCGTTCTCGGGTTTCGCTCGCCAGACGGAGGCTCGCACCGTAGCCGGTGAGCTCGACGGGGCGGTGCGCGCCATCGACGCGCGCGCGTCGCTGGTACGCGGCGTCAGTCGTACCGACGCCGGCGTGCACGCGCGCGAGCAGTGTGTGGCGTTCGACACCACGCGCGACATCCAACCGCGCGGTTGGGCGCTCGCGTTGGCCCAACACCTGCCCGACGAGATCTCGGTGGTGCGCGCCGCGCGGGTGCCGGTCGGCTACGATCCGCGCGCGCACGCGCTCACCAAGACCTACCGCTACTCGCTGCTCGAGCGCGCCGTCCGCGATCCCTTCCTGTCGCGCTTCAGCTGGCGCGTGGCGGAGAGGTTGAACCACCCGGCCATGGCCGAGGAGGCGCGGGCGCTGGTGGGCGAGCACGACTTCGCGGCCTTCCGCGCCGCCGGTGATCCGCGCCAGGACACCGTTCGGCACATCCTGCGCGCCGAGCTCGAGGCGGCAACGGACGGGCGCCTCGACATCGTCGTGACCGGCAACCGCTTCCTCTACAAGATGGTGCGGATCATCGCGGGAACGCTGGTGGACGTGGGGCGCGGCCGGCTGCCTACCGGGACGGTGGCGCGCGCCCTCGCCGGCGGGTCCCGCGGCGACCTGGGGGTCACCGCGCCCCCCGAGGGCTTGTGCCTGGAGCGGGTCTGCCTCGACGAGGCCGGCAGCGACGCGTGGCCTGACCAGTTTCCGCGCGATTGACGAAACGAGGGTCGTAACGTAGTGACTGGCCGCCCGAAGCCGGTTCCTGGGCGGACCCGTGCGGGTGAGGAGCATCCCCGATGGGACTGAAAGACAAGATCTCGGAACGCGGCAAGAAGATCCTCCTGAGCCCGACGGTGATGCGCTGGGTCTCGGACGACCGCGTGATGAGAGGCGTGGAGGGCCTGATGGATGCGCCCTCGCGGATGAAGGCGGCGTGGGCCGTGCTGAAGAACGGCCACGACCTGCCCGCCATCGATCCGGCCGTGGACGACTCCATGGGCGAGATCGACGCGGCCGCCGCGCCGAGCCCGAAGCCCAAGGCCAACGGCTCTGCCGCGCACGTCCCGACCAGCGCGCGCTCGCTCGGCTCCGAAGACATGAAGGAGT contains:
- the truA gene encoding tRNA pseudouridine(38-40) synthase TruA codes for the protein MDPAFGVLLAVAYDGGPFSGFARQTEARTVAGELDGAVRAIDARASLVRGVSRTDAGVHAREQCVAFDTTRDIQPRGWALALAQHLPDEISVVRAARVPVGYDPRAHALTKTYRYSLLERAVRDPFLSRFSWRVAERLNHPAMAEEARALVGEHDFAAFRAAGDPRQDTVRHILRAELEAATDGRLDIVVTGNRFLYKMVRIIAGTLVDVGRGRLPTGTVARALAGGSRGDLGVTAPPEGLCLERVCLDEAGSDAWPDQFPRD